A single genomic interval of Melanotaenia boesemani isolate fMelBoe1 chromosome 4, fMelBoe1.pri, whole genome shotgun sequence harbors:
- the taf5l gene encoding TAF5-like RNA polymerase II p300/CBP-associated factor-associated factor 65 kDa subunit 5L yields the protein MKRVRTEQIQYAVAQYLKRRQYVDTDSSLKGARLFQSAEEMAANLTVQTESGSNNVVSAAPCQSDPQQYETQYSRLRCFLSEAEISWAQEVSSILYPVFVYLHLDMVRCGLKGAVDGFYSRFHDTFLQDNEQRAVIEQLRHVLTAQDIVANPKLRAFLEHKYVVHLTEPAFSYLLRYLQSEDNSALCRALSTHLQVEVTASRRTDYQLYGVAGGSTTAPNSTSSWVGVDGAEGGQGLEVPAGIPQSEAALEALQDCIKKVREGPPSLTTICFYAFHHTEQMLNTAEVSADSRLLAAGFDSSTVKLWSLRARKLKARSHQADVSRIHLACDVLEEEVDEEDGCGSEIKTLRGHSGPVYRTAFLTDSSGLLSCSEDTTIRYWDLGSFTNTTLYQGHAYPVWDVDVSPCSLYFASGSHDRTARLWTFSRTYPLRLYAGHLSDVDCIKFHPNSNYLATGSTDKTVRLWSTQQGASVRLFTGHRGPVLSLAFSPNGKYLVSAGEDQRVKLWDLASGTLFKDLRGHTDSVTSLSFSPDSSLVASSSMDNSVRVWDIRNAHGGTPADGSSGELVGLYTGNTSNVLNVQFMACNLLLVTGTAQEKTEQ from the exons ATGAAACGGGTTCGCACTGAGCAGATCCAGTATGCTGTGGCTCAGTACCTTAAGAGGCGGCAGTATGTGGACACCGACAGCTCCCTAAAAGGAGCCAGGCTCTTCCAGTCAGCTGAAGAGATGGCCGCAAACTTGACAG TTCAAACAGAGTCAGGCTCTAACAACGTGGTCTCTGCTGCACCCTGTCAGTCTGACCCACAGCAGTATGAGACACAGTACTCCAGGCTGCGCTGCTTTCTCTCAG aaGCAGAAATTTCCTGGGCCCAAGAGGTCAGCAGCATCCTCTATCCTGTCTTTGTGTACCTCCACCTGGATATGGTGCGCTGTGGCTTGAAGGGGGCAGTAGATGGCTTTTACAGTCGTTTCCATGACACCTTTCTTCAGGACAATGAACAGCGTGCTGTCATAGAGCAGCTCCGGCATGTTCTAACTGCACAGGACATTGTAGCCAACCCCAAGTTGAGAGCTTTCCTGGAGCACAAGTATGTGGTTCACCTGACAGAGCCGGCCTTTAGCTACCTGCTACGTTACCTGCAGAGTGAGGACAACAGTGCCCTCTGTAGAGCCCTTAGTACACACCTTCAGGTGGAGGTCACCGCCTCGAGACGTACAGACTACCAGCTATACGGAGTTGCCGGTGGTTCGACAACTGCCCCAAACTCCACTTCCTCCTGGGTGGGAGTGGATGGAGCAGAGGGCGGTCAAGGGTTGGAGGTTCCTGCAGGGATCCCGCAGAGCGAGGCAGCCTTGGAGGCTCTGCAGGATTGCATCAAGAAGGTCCGTGAAGGCCCCCCTTCGCTCACCaccatttgtttttatgctttccaTCATACGGAGCAGATGCTGAACACTGCGGAAGTGTCGGCTGACAGCCGGCTGCTGGCGGCGGGTTTCGACAGCTCTACAGTGAAGCTGTGGAGCCTCCGAGCCAGAAAGCTGAAGGCCAGATCCCATCAGGCTGACGTGTCACGCATCCACTTGGCATGTGACGTATTGGAGGAGGAA GTGGATGAAGAGGATGGCTGCGGCAGCGAGATAAAAACGCTCCGAGGTCACAGCGGCCCCGTCTACCGCACCGCTTTCCTGACGGACAGCTCTGGCCTGCTGTCCTGCTCTGAGGACACCACCATCCGATACTGGGACCTGGGCAGCTTCACCAACACCACCCTCTACCAGGGCCACGCTTACCCGGTGTGGGACGTGGACGTCAGCCCCTGCAGTCTTTACTTTGCCAGCGGCTCACACGACCGAACGGCTCGTCTTTGGACGTTTTCTCGCACTTACCCTCTGCGTCTCTACGCAGGACACCTTTCAGATGTTGACTGCATCAAATTCCACCCCAACTCCAACTACCTGGCCACGGGCTCCACAGACAAGACTGTCCGGCTGTGGAGCACCCAGCAGGGGGCGTCCGTCCGCCTTTTCACCGGCCACCGCGGCCCCGTGCTATCGCTGGCCTTCTCGCCTAACGGGAAGTACCTGGTGTCTGCTGGTGAGGATCAGCGCGTAAAGCTTTGGGATTTGGCTTCAGGGACTCTGTTCAAAGACCTGCGTGGACACACGGACAGCGTCACCAGTCTGTCCTTCAGCCCGGACAGCAGCCTGGTGGCGTCGTCTTCTATGGACAACTCTGTCCGGGTGTGGGACATCCGTAACGCCCATGGCGGGACGCCTGCTGATGGCTCG